One segment of Clostridium botulinum DNA contains the following:
- a CDS encoding EpsG family protein — protein MHWKDIGFMAIYIINIISLFFIGGLLFKCSFNEVQINTRIAKKIVTVYFIVVFGLFLALRNKSVGPDTLLYCNIFKEIGNGWGISEYFNKFPGYALYNTVVAFWWGNSEQVIIFFNAIITISIIAIISYKISDNLVMTLFYYIGFSFYPATFNIARQSMSVALSLIMYYFLVKEKRIKALFIMLLAISIHNSAIVLVVIYILYIFRHKFNRKILVYGVGIGGILATCYEKIILFFIKIFPSYSGYIGENGVMVVEHSNGNRIIIAFILIMVIFYALLKLRGDNTDKEIIFMMIMTEIAIFMMFVFINNVIMFRLVDYFLIYIIYLIPNLLEKYEKRQFKIWIYLPSILIMGFSSCMAFSRLLPYKFFWQ, from the coding sequence ATGCATTGGAAGGATATAGGTTTTATGGCGATTTATATAATAAATATTATAAGTTTATTTTTTATAGGGGGATTACTTTTTAAGTGTAGTTTTAATGAAGTTCAGATAAATACAAGAATTGCAAAGAAAATAGTAACTGTTTATTTCATAGTAGTTTTCGGGTTATTTTTGGCATTAAGAAATAAATCTGTAGGTCCAGATACATTATTGTACTGTAATATATTTAAGGAAATTGGAAATGGATGGGGAATAAGTGAATATTTTAATAAATTCCCAGGATATGCATTGTATAATACTGTTGTGGCATTTTGGTGGGGAAATAGTGAACAAGTTATTATATTTTTTAATGCAATTATTACAATTAGTATAATTGCCATAATTTCATATAAAATATCAGATAACTTAGTTATGACATTATTCTATTATATTGGTTTTAGTTTCTATCCTGCTACTTTTAACATAGCGAGACAATCGATGTCAGTTGCATTAAGCCTTATAATGTATTATTTTTTAGTTAAAGAGAAAAGAATAAAAGCATTATTTATAATGCTCTTAGCAATTTCTATTCATAATTCGGCAATTGTGTTAGTTGTTATATATATATTATATATATTTCGTCATAAATTTAATAGAAAAATATTGGTTTATGGTGTAGGAATTGGTGGAATACTTGCTACATGTTATGAAAAAATAATTTTATTTTTTATTAAAATTTTTCCATCATATTCTGGATATATAGGAGAGAATGGAGTTATGGTTGTAGAGCATAGTAATGGTAACAGAATAATAATTGCTTTTATATTAATTATGGTTATTTTTTATGCATTATTAAAATTACGTGGAGATAATACAGATAAGGAAATTATTTTTATGATGATTATGACTGAAATAGCAATTTTTATGATGTTTGTATTTATAAATAATGTGATCATGTTTAGATTAGTAGATTATTTTTTAATATATATCATATATTTGATTCCTAATTTATTAGAAAAATATGAAAAGAGACAATTCAAAATATGGATTTATTTACCATCTATTTTAATTATGGGATTTTCAAGTTGTATGGCATTTTCAAGGTTGTTACCGTATAAATTTTTTTGGCAGTAA
- a CDS encoding lipopolysaccharide biosynthesis protein, with translation MKQYRYLLRNIGLLSISSFGTKILIFLLIPLYTNILTTEEYGIYDMFMSTISLLIPILTINIMDAVMRFSMDEKSDKKIIFSIALRYQIYSMIIISILLIINYIFNISLSIKEYTFYFWGLFFSNSFYQLMIQFVKGLEEVLYLSVAGIVNTVVMLIGNIVFLIYLKRGLSGYFDANILANLIPCIFLCLKIKIWKFIGLKYNKKVCKNMKEYCRPLILNSISWWINNVSDRYIVIWFCGVAVNGIYSIAYKIPTILNIIQNIIMQAWQISAVKDFDKNDKDGFFSKIYEGYNFFTVVICSGLIVFTKVFARFLYAKDFYEAWKYTPFLLISIVFGAMSGYIGGIFSAVKDSKIYSYSTMIGALSNIILNILLVKRIGAMGAAIATMISYFIVWQIRILNVKKYMKLDINLYTHYLSYSLLVIQSIIMIILPKYIYILQTVIFIIILLINYSFIKLIIEKAIFWIRKKR, from the coding sequence ATGAAACAGTATAGATATTTATTAAGAAATATAGGCTTATTAAGCATAAGCAGTTTTGGAACTAAAATATTAATTTTTTTATTGATTCCGTTGTATACTAATATATTAACGACTGAGGAATATGGAATATATGATATGTTTATGTCAACTATTTCACTTCTAATTCCGATTTTAACAATAAACATAATGGATGCTGTAATGCGTTTTTCAATGGATGAGAAAAGTGATAAAAAGATAATATTTAGTATAGCTTTAAGATACCAAATTTATAGTATGATTATTATAAGTATATTGTTAATTATTAACTATATATTTAATATTTCCTTATCAATAAAGGAATATACTTTTTATTTTTGGGGATTATTTTTTAGTAATTCTTTTTATCAATTAATGATACAGTTTGTAAAGGGATTGGAAGAAGTATTATATTTATCAGTAGCTGGTATCGTAAATACAGTAGTCATGTTAATTGGAAATATAGTATTTCTAATATATTTAAAAAGAGGATTAAGTGGATATTTTGATGCTAATATTTTAGCTAATCTTATCCCGTGTATTTTTTTGTGTTTAAAAATTAAAATTTGGAAATTTATAGGTTTAAAATATAACAAAAAAGTATGTAAGAATATGAAAGAGTATTGCAGACCTCTTATATTAAATTCAATTAGTTGGTGGATCAATAATGTATCTGATAGGTATATAGTAATTTGGTTTTGTGGTGTTGCTGTAAATGGAATTTATTCAATTGCATATAAAATACCTACAATATTAAACATAATACAAAATATTATAATGCAAGCTTGGCAAATTTCGGCTGTTAAAGATTTTGATAAAAATGATAAGGATGGTTTTTTTTCGAAAATATATGAAGGGTATAATTTTTTTACTGTTGTTATATGCTCAGGATTGATAGTATTTACTAAGGTGTTTGCTAGATTCTTATATGCTAAGGATTTTTATGAGGCTTGGAAATATACTCCCTTTTTATTAATATCAATAGTATTTGGTGCAATGTCAGGTTATATAGGAGGAATTTTTTCAGCTGTTAAAGATTCAAAGATATATAGTTATTCTACTATGATAGGAGCATTATCTAATATCATTTTAAATATTTTGCTAGTAAAGAGGATAGGTGCAATGGGAGCTGCTATAGCTACTATGATTTCATATTTTATAGTATGGCAAATTAGAATATTAAATGTTAAAAAGTATATGAAATTAGATATTAACTTATATACCCATTATTTATCATATTCATTGTTGGTTATCCAATCAATAATTATGATTATTTTACCTAAATATATTTATATTCTTCAAACAGTTATTTTTATAATAATATTATTAATTAATTATAGTTTTATAAAGTTAATAATTGAAAAGGCCATATTTTGGATACGGAAAAAAAGGTAA
- a CDS encoding glycosyltransferase family 32 protein produces the protein MIKKTIHYCWFGKGTKPEKVHKCINSWKKFCPDFEIIEWNEENFDININLYVKQAYEAKKYAFVSDYARFWILNKCGGIYLDTDVELIKPIYEFLQYNVFAGFEDKLNINPGLIIGSQKSHPFLKEILNDYSGEKFLLEDGKYNLYTIVQRTTKTLKSYGILLNGNSQLVDDIMIFSKEYFCPKDYISGYINVTKNTVSIHHYDATWQSNWMKFKGIIKKIILKMVSRHETV, from the coding sequence ATGATTAAAAAAACTATTCATTATTGTTGGTTTGGTAAAGGAACAAAGCCAGAAAAAGTTCATAAGTGTATAAATAGTTGGAAAAAGTTTTGTCCAGATTTTGAAATTATAGAATGGAATGAAGAAAATTTTGACATCAATATTAATTTATACGTTAAACAAGCGTATGAAGCAAAAAAGTATGCATTTGTAAGTGATTATGCAAGATTTTGGATTCTAAATAAATGTGGAGGAATATATTTAGATACTGATGTAGAATTAATAAAACCAATTTATGAATTTTTACAATACAATGTATTCGCTGGATTTGAAGATAAGTTAAATATTAATCCAGGTTTAATTATTGGATCCCAAAAATCACATCCTTTTTTAAAAGAGATTCTAAATGACTATAGTGGAGAAAAGTTCTTATTAGAAGATGGGAAATATAACTTGTATACAATCGTACAAAGAACAACTAAAACTCTAAAAAGTTATGGTATTTTATTAAATGGAAATTCTCAATTGGTTGATGATATTATGATATTTTCTAAGGAATATTTTTGTCCTAAAGATTATATCAGTGGATACATAAATGTTACAAAGAATACTGTTTCTATCCATCATTATGATGCTACTTGGCAGTCTAATTGGATGAAATTTAAAGGCATTATTAAGAAGATTATTCTAAAAATGGTAAGCAGACATGAAACAGTATAG
- a CDS encoding glycosyltransferase family 2 protein yields MLNERIGIIVPIYKVEKYLCRCLDSIVNQSYSNLEIILVNDGSPDNCHEICENYKRNDNRIKVIHQKNMGLSAARNTGLKELQSPFLVFIDSDDYIELDMIEELYKLMKETKSDIVSCGHKQIFDSGNIEELKGNTQITIYSKKEALSKFLFTNVIDVVSWNKLYKRELFTDIKYPSGKLYEDHFTTYKIIDRAEKITYTSKVLYNYCKRSTSIGGNEYNPKTMQLKEALDEECKFIIGEYPDLKDDINLAYCHWMFVIYNKMLLVDSIDNNFEKFLRNKIQESVSKLFFNNNLSKTRKLQYLVFLGNRRIYKTLYKAFLKKYR; encoded by the coding sequence ATGTTGAACGAAAGAATAGGTATCATTGTTCCAATATATAAGGTGGAGAAATATTTATGTAGATGTTTAGACAGTATAGTTAATCAATCATATTCAAATTTAGAGATAATATTGGTTAATGATGGATCTCCAGATAACTGTCATGAAATCTGTGAGAATTACAAAAGAAATGATAATAGAATTAAAGTGATACATCAAAAAAATATGGGATTATCGGCAGCAAGAAATACAGGGCTTAAAGAATTACAATCACCATTTTTAGTATTTATTGATAGTGATGATTATATAGAATTGGATATGATAGAAGAATTATATAAATTAATGAAAGAAACTAAATCAGATATAGTATCTTGTGGCCATAAACAAATTTTTGATAGTGGTAATATTGAGGAATTAAAAGGAAACACACAGATTACAATTTACTCTAAGAAAGAAGCATTAAGTAAATTTTTATTTACAAATGTTATTGATGTTGTATCTTGGAATAAGCTATATAAAAGAGAACTATTTACAGATATTAAATATCCATCTGGAAAATTATATGAAGATCATTTTACTACATATAAGATTATAGATAGAGCAGAAAAAATAACATATACTTCAAAGGTACTTTATAATTATTGTAAAAGGTCAACATCTATAGGTGGAAATGAATATAATCCAAAGACTATGCAATTAAAAGAGGCACTTGATGAAGAATGTAAATTCATTATAGGTGAGTATCCGGATTTGAAGGATGATATAAATTTAGCATATTGCCATTGGATGTTTGTTATTTATAATAAAATGCTACTCGTAGATAGCATAGACAATAATTTTGAAAAGTTTTTAAGAAACAAAATACAAGAATCGGTTTCGAAATTATTTTTTAATAATAATCTTAGTAAAACAAGAAAGCTTCAATATTTAGTATTCTTAGGAAATAGAAGAATATATAAAACTTTATATAAAGCTTTTTTAAAGAAATATAGGTAA
- a CDS encoding glycosyltransferase has translation MLVGGVTVLFNPEEDVVMNIKSYCNQVDCLYLIDNSSKDNSELFKGIGENIYYISLKNNYGIAYALNIGINSCENRGCSWVLTMDQDSYFENNDINNYKKIIFNGDFSDNIAFLVPQFHTDRINLNVCKEFKELKLAMQSGNLLNIDKYNDIGIYNEELFIDCVDYDYCYRARKKGYKIIQCSDVILNHSPALTKSFELFGKKIKYGYAKPLRYYYQIRNLNYLFREYNDIKILGILLYKWFKIIFLFDNKKKFIKAGLCGIKDFLNNNYVKKEGI, from the coding sequence ATGTTAGTAGGTGGAGTAACGGTACTATTTAATCCAGAAGAAGATGTAGTTATGAATATAAAGTCTTACTGTAACCAGGTAGATTGTCTATATTTAATTGATAATTCTTCAAAAGATAATTCAGAATTATTTAAAGGAATTGGTGAAAATATTTATTATATAAGTTTAAAAAATAATTATGGGATAGCATATGCATTAAATATTGGAATTAATTCATGCGAAAATAGAGGATGCTCTTGGGTTTTAACAATGGATCAAGATAGCTATTTTGAAAATAATGACATTAATAACTATAAAAAAATTATATTCAATGGTGATTTTTCAGATAATATTGCGTTTCTAGTACCTCAATTTCATACAGACAGGATAAATTTGAATGTATGTAAAGAATTCAAAGAATTAAAATTAGCAATGCAGTCTGGTAATTTACTTAATATAGATAAATATAATGATATTGGAATATATAATGAGGAGTTATTTATAGATTGTGTAGATTATGATTATTGTTATCGTGCTAGAAAGAAAGGGTATAAAATTATTCAATGTTCAGATGTGATTTTAAATCATTCACCAGCTCTTACAAAATCATTTGAATTATTTGGAAAAAAAATCAAATATGGATATGCGAAACCATTGAGATATTATTATCAGATACGTAATTTAAACTATTTATTTAGAGAATATAACGACATTAAGATATTAGGGATATTGTTATATAAATGGTTCAAGATAATATTTCTATTTGATAATAAGAAGAAATTCATTAAGGCAGGATTATGTGGGATTAAGGATTTCCTGAATAATAATTATGTTAAAAAGGAAGGAATATAG
- a CDS encoding acyltransferase codes for MGKIKKLYKFLLRGYKADSEMYIKYLKKIGVKIGENVHFHDPATNFVDTNKPFMISIGNNVEITRGVVILAHGYDWAVLKQLTGKVYGSAGKVLIGNNVFIGMNSIILKDSTIGNNVIIGAGSVVTGDIPDNSVVAGVPAKVISDILTYEKKRDSEQESEAKAFLKEYANRYNRIPSKADMCEFIELFENVDSDKELIEEYKNILALTGNYDESLKKFIDTKKTYSSYEEFVDITMNLK; via the coding sequence ATGGGGAAAATCAAAAAGTTATATAAATTTTTATTACGTGGATACAAAGCTGATTCTGAAATGTACATAAAATATTTGAAAAAGATTGGTGTAAAAATAGGTGAAAATGTACATTTTCATGATCCGGCAACAAATTTTGTTGATACAAATAAGCCTTTTATGATTTCTATAGGAAATAACGTGGAAATAACTAGAGGAGTAGTGATTTTGGCTCATGGGTATGATTGGGCAGTCTTGAAACAGTTAACTGGTAAAGTATATGGATCGGCAGGAAAGGTGTTAATTGGAAATAACGTGTTTATAGGAATGAATAGTATTATATTGAAGGATAGTACAATAGGTAATAATGTTATCATTGGTGCAGGGAGCGTTGTTACAGGAGATATACCTGATAATTCAGTAGTAGCTGGAGTACCTGCAAAAGTAATTAGTGATATTTTAACATATGAAAAGAAACGAGATTCTGAACAAGAAAGTGAAGCAAAAGCATTTTTGAAGGAATATGCTAATAGATACAATAGAATTCCATCGAAAGCTGATATGTGCGAATTTATCGAATTATTTGAAAATGTTGATTCAGATAAAGAACTTATAGAAGAATATAAAAATATTCTTGCATTGACTGGCAATTATGATGAAAGTTTAAAAAAGTTCATAGATACTAAAAAGACATACTCTTCTTATGAAGAGTTTGTAGATATCACAATGAATCTGAAATAG
- a CDS encoding glycosyltransferase, giving the protein MKKKIMHIVQSPGGVERYISMFLKNMDLSKYDNILVCSLDYEEQKYVNLVSAFEYVDMTRKINLKSDLYAVIKIRKLIKKYNPDVIYLHSSKAGAIGRIANLGFKNKSIYNPHGWAFNIKCSSVKKKIYLYIEKLMAPLCTYIIAISDFEKECAIENKVCKADKIKVIYNGIDIAEYEEKKKKFTLTRENLGIPKDAYIIGTVGRLTEQKAPDTFIKAAKKIKYKCPKAFFIMVGDGELKDKVKELIKESNLKNSVLITGWVDEPMEYIKLFDQAMLLSRWEGFGLVLAEYMIAGKPIIATDVDAIPNLINNNNGILVKMDSVNEIAVASETIINDLEKCEFMIKNAEEVVRNKFNIKRVIEEFEKICD; this is encoded by the coding sequence ATGAAAAAAAAGATTATGCATATAGTTCAATCACCAGGTGGTGTAGAAAGATATATTAGTATGTTTCTTAAAAATATGGATTTATCAAAATATGATAATATTCTTGTTTGTTCTTTAGATTATGAAGAACAAAAATATGTAAATCTTGTTTCAGCATTTGAATATGTAGATATGACTAGAAAAATAAATTTAAAATCAGATTTATATGCTGTAATAAAGATTAGAAAACTTATAAAAAAATATAATCCTGATGTTATATATTTACATAGTAGTAAAGCAGGAGCTATAGGGAGAATAGCCAACTTAGGATTTAAAAATAAAAGCATATATAATCCACATGGATGGGCTTTTAATATTAAGTGCAGTTCTGTTAAAAAGAAGATTTATCTTTATATAGAAAAATTAATGGCACCTTTATGTACATATATAATAGCCATTTCAGATTTTGAGAAAGAGTGTGCTATTGAAAATAAAGTATGTAAGGCAGATAAAATAAAAGTAATATACAATGGGATTGATATTGCTGAATATGAAGAAAAAAAGAAGAAATTCACTTTGACAAGAGAAAACTTAGGAATACCTAAGGATGCTTATATTATAGGTACTGTAGGAAGACTTACAGAACAAAAAGCACCTGATACTTTTATAAAAGCAGCAAAAAAAATAAAGTATAAATGCCCTAAAGCTTTTTTTATCATGGTAGGCGATGGTGAGTTGAAAGATAAAGTAAAAGAACTTATTAAAGAAAGTAACTTGAAAAATAGTGTTTTGATTACAGGGTGGGTTGATGAACCAATGGAATACATCAAGTTATTTGACCAAGCTATGCTTTTATCAAGATGGGAAGGCTTTGGATTAGTGCTTGCAGAGTATATGATAGCAGGTAAACCAATTATTGCGACTGATGTAGATGCTATCCCAAACTTAATTAATAATAATAATGGAATATTGGTTAAAATGGATTCGGTCAACGAGATAGCAGTAGCTAGTGAAACTATCATAAATGACTTAGAGAAATGTGAATTTATGATAAAAAATGCTGAAGAAGTTGTAAGAAATAAATTTAATATAAAACGAGTTATAGAAGAATTTGAAAAAATATGTGATTAG
- a CDS encoding sugar transferase — MQQLNLGTEEVLLKEQINEFSNRRGYCFLKRAIDIICSLVGLIVLSPVLLITAICIKIESKGSVIFSQTRIGINGEKFNMYKFRSMVVNAEELKKKLKEKNEMNGPMFKIKDDPRVTKIGKFIRKTSLDELPQLVNVLKGEMSLVGPRPSLECEVIHFEDWMKKRLYVKPGLTCYWQVSGRNDIGFKEWMELDVKYVEERNTLTDIKLIFKTFFVLFGDEHAS; from the coding sequence GTGCAACAATTAAATCTCGGGACAGAAGAAGTTTTACTTAAAGAACAAATAAATGAATTTTCCAATAGAAGAGGATATTGTTTTTTAAAGAGAGCTATAGATATAATTTGTTCCTTAGTGGGATTAATAGTATTAAGTCCAGTGCTTTTAATTACAGCTATCTGCATAAAAATAGAATCAAAAGGATCAGTGATATTTTCACAAACACGGATAGGTATTAATGGTGAAAAGTTTAATATGTATAAGTTCAGATCAATGGTTGTAAATGCAGAAGAGCTTAAAAAGAAATTAAAAGAAAAAAACGAGATGAATGGTCCAATGTTTAAAATTAAAGACGATCCAAGAGTAACTAAAATTGGTAAGTTTATAAGAAAGACAAGCTTAGATGAACTTCCGCAATTAGTAAATGTGCTAAAAGGGGAAATGAGCTTAGTAGGACCAAGACCTTCACTAGAATGTGAAGTTATTCATTTTGAAGACTGGATGAAAAAACGATTATATGTAAAACCGGGATTAACATGCTACTGGCAAGTTTCAGGACGAAACGACATAGGATTCAAGGAATGGATGGAGTTAGATGTTAAGTACGTGGAAGAAAGAAACACACTAACAGACATAAAATTAATATTTAAAACATTTTTTGTGTTGTTTGGTGATGAACATGCTAGTTAG
- a CDS encoding tyrosine-protein phosphatase: MIDIHSHIIPKIDDGSKSMEMTLEMLKNAEKDGTKEIVATPHYLLEYGEATIEEVKEYVKEINSIIKKEGINIKVYSGQEVYFTENIIQYYLENKIGTINDSRYMLIEFSMTKFDENIFDILYELQVRNITPVIAHPERYRPIIKNPMVINRFIDEGYLFQMNSGSLEGIFGSEVKKTAEILLENEIYNFIGSDAHNIKNRGTGISKGINLANSKNKNSEKIFRESSRHMLNDEEVEFLGRRIKKKKSFFSFLKK; encoded by the coding sequence ATGATAGATATTCACTCACATATAATACCTAAAATAGATGATGGATCTAAGAGTATGGAAATGACTTTGGAAATGTTAAAAAATGCAGAAAAAGATGGTACTAAAGAAATAGTGGCAACCCCTCACTACCTTTTAGAATATGGAGAAGCTACGATTGAAGAAGTTAAAGAGTATGTCAAAGAAATTAATTCAATAATAAAAAAAGAAGGAATAAACATAAAAGTTTATAGCGGACAAGAGGTTTACTTTACAGAAAATATAATACAGTATTACCTGGAAAATAAAATTGGAACAATAAATGATTCAAGATATATGTTAATTGAATTTTCAATGACTAAATTTGATGAAAATATTTTTGATATACTTTACGAACTTCAAGTAAGAAATATTACCCCGGTAATAGCACATCCAGAAAGATATAGACCAATCATAAAAAATCCAATGGTGATTAATAGATTTATTGATGAGGGATATTTATTTCAAATGAATTCAGGAAGCTTAGAAGGAATTTTTGGATCTGAAGTAAAGAAGACAGCTGAAATATTATTAGAAAATGAAATATATAACTTTATAGGATCGGATGCACATAATATTAAAAATAGAGGGACAGGAATATCTAAAGGAATAAATTTAGCTAATAGTAAAAATAAAAATTCAGAAAAAATATTTAGAGAAAGTTCAAGACATATGTTGAATGATGAGGAAGTAGAATTTTTAGGAAGAAGAATTAAAAAGAAAAAATCATTTTTTTCTTTCTTAAAAAAATAA
- a CDS encoding CpsD/CapB family tyrosine-protein kinase — MFLKSKLDKAVENQSYMGFVVEKKPKSIVSEAYRTLRTNIQYSSFDKEIQTILVTSAEAAEGKSTVAGNLALSFAQNEKKVILVDCDLRKPSVHKNFKMSNLVGLSEVLLGKTKLEEVIQDRNENLDVLTSGKIPPNPAEMLSSTAMSRLLEELKKEYDIVILDSAPLGAVTDAQILSTKVDGTVLVTRAERTKRDSVIEAKNLLTKVGANIIGCILHAVENTKGKYYYYYGTDGEMKKKKHEDDEK, encoded by the coding sequence ATGTTTTTAAAAAGTAAATTAGATAAAGCAGTAGAAAATCAGAGCTATATGGGATTTGTGGTTGAAAAAAAACCAAAATCTATAGTTTCTGAAGCATATAGAACATTAAGAACCAATATACAATACTCATCTTTTGATAAAGAAATACAAACAATATTAGTTACAAGCGCTGAAGCAGCAGAGGGTAAATCAACTGTTGCAGGTAATTTAGCTTTATCATTTGCACAAAATGAAAAAAAAGTTATTCTTGTAGATTGTGATTTAAGAAAACCTTCAGTACATAAGAATTTCAAAATGTCTAATCTAGTAGGTTTGTCAGAAGTTCTTTTAGGTAAAACTAAATTAGAAGAAGTTATTCAAGATCGTAATGAAAATTTAGATGTATTAACATCAGGTAAAATACCGCCAAATCCAGCTGAAATGTTATCTTCTACAGCAATGTCTAGGTTACTAGAAGAGTTAAAAAAAGAATACGATATAGTAATATTAGATAGTGCTCCTCTTGGTGCTGTAACAGATGCACAAATTCTTTCAACTAAAGTTGATGGAACTGTATTAGTAACAAGAGCAGAGAGAACAAAAAGAGATTCAGTTATAGAAGCTAAAAATCTTTTAACAAAAGTTGGAGCAAACATAATAGGATGTATATTACATGCAGTTGAAAATACAAAAGGAAAGTATTATTACTATTATGGAACTGATGGTGAAATGAAAAAGAAAAAACACGAAGATGATGAAAAATAG
- a CDS encoding YveK family protein: MNEEVIRIEDIVDVLKKRWKMILSITIIATVFSAIISFFVISPKYQANTKLFIGKENTESQVQNYNSNDVQMYQKLLKTYAEVIQTNDLVEKAVGSEDLKLESSKILKNLTVTPRADTQILEISYTNTNPEVAKEVVKLVTTQFVQSATELISNGNVKVIEEVRTPEQPVSPNKKLNIAIAFLLGLMISVGLSFLIEFMDNTFKTKEQVENILELPVIGVIPNDVNFN, translated from the coding sequence ATGAATGAAGAAGTTATAAGAATTGAAGACATCGTAGATGTGTTAAAAAAGAGATGGAAAATGATACTTTCAATAACTATTATAGCTACAGTATTTTCAGCAATTATAAGTTTTTTTGTAATTTCACCTAAATATCAAGCAAATACAAAATTATTTATAGGTAAAGAAAACACTGAATCTCAAGTGCAAAACTATAATAGCAACGATGTACAAATGTATCAAAAACTACTGAAGACATATGCAGAAGTAATTCAAACAAATGATTTGGTTGAAAAAGCAGTAGGAAGTGAAGATTTAAAATTAGAATCTTCAAAAATACTTAAAAACTTAACAGTTACACCAAGAGCAGATACTCAAATTTTAGAAATCAGTTATACAAACACTAATCCAGAAGTAGCTAAAGAGGTAGTAAAATTAGTTACAACTCAATTTGTACAATCAGCTACAGAACTTATATCAAATGGTAATGTAAAAGTAATAGAAGAAGTTAGAACTCCAGAACAACCAGTAAGTCCTAATAAAAAGTTAAATATAGCAATTGCATTTTTATTAGGTTTAATGATAAGTGTTGGATTAAGCTTTTTAATAGAATTTATGGATAATACATTTAAAACAAAGGAACAAGTTGAAAATATACTTGAATTACCAGTGATTGGTGTTATTCCAAATGATGTTAATTTTAATTAA
- the rfbC gene encoding dTDP-4-dehydrorhamnose 3,5-epimerase, whose amino-acid sequence MGKFNETKMDGVYIIEPGVFKDEKEYCTEMYNKKQFLKAGINMIFVQEFEFESKKGMLKGIHFQKQNNQGSLIKVTKGEGFIVAVDLRYGSTTFGKWESFILNEENKKQVYIPEGFAHGFLTISDEATFNYKCTEFYDPEDNRGIMWNDPDINIKWPLEKIENVILSEKDKLYPRFKDLNLKKYPQIYKNKSYYC is encoded by the coding sequence ATGGGGAAATTTAATGAAACTAAAATGGATGGCGTATACATTATAGAACCTGGAGTTTTTAAAGATGAAAAAGAGTATTGTACAGAAATGTATAATAAAAAGCAATTTTTAAAAGCTGGAATTAATATGATATTTGTTCAAGAATTTGAGTTTGAATCAAAAAAAGGTATGCTAAAGGGGATTCACTTTCAAAAACAGAATAATCAAGGAAGTTTGATAAAAGTAACAAAAGGAGAAGGCTTTATTGTAGCAGTGGATTTAAGATATGGATCAACAACTTTTGGAAAATGGGAAAGTTTTATACTAAATGAAGAAAATAAAAAGCAAGTTTATATACCAGAGGGGTTTGCACATGGATTTTTAACAATTTCAGATGAAGCTACATTTAACTATAAATGTACAGAATTTTATGATCCAGAGGATAATAGAGGAATTATGTGGAATGATCCTGATATAAACATAAAGTGGCCTTTGGAAAAAATAGAAAATGTAATTTTATCAGAAAAGGATAAGTTATATCCACGATTTAAAGATTTAAATTTAAAAAAATATCCACAAATTTATAAAAATAAATCTTATTACTGTTGA